A window of the Cheilinus undulatus linkage group 21, ASM1832078v1, whole genome shotgun sequence genome harbors these coding sequences:
- the zmp:0000000896 gene encoding caspase recruitment domain-containing protein 11, producing the protein MSGVTVWAEEEDLSQEEARPPALWSDERCEELWEKVEGVRHKLTRILNPAKLTPYLRQCKVIDEQDEDEVLNSTQYPLRISKAGRLLDILHGQGQRGLQAFMESLEFYHPEQYTQLTGEQPTHRCSLILDEEGPEGLTQFLLLEVRKLREQLRNSRMCERRLSQRCRMAEEERSRAERKAQELRHDRLQLERVRQDWESASRELGKLKDRHLEQAVKYSRALEEQGKASSRERELLNQMEELRLRLTKSETLDTPGSTSSARINNMTSNGLNGSPPALPQKPLKQTEVKRADSNGSPMGDSALMDILQQDRRESAEQRHELCDIITRLQGELESTEEHRNKLESQCKQLQLKVRTLQLDWETEQKRSLSYFNQIMELEKERDQALRSRDSLQLEYTDCLLDKNRLRKRIAELQASVEQQQRELEKERERSREQMEPLLSSLNCSHLSLCSEDQCYGPCCSLGLDLRPQNYNNRPLLRKMPSRGQANENSEDSRSNSEENLLLSTEDNEKEINRLSTFPFPPCKNSINRRFNKEFDLDSWGSDENDNITGEQSEPSLWDSCASLHSHLFPPDLVNLPAVHSQHPSSPRMPPQSPSSSPPISPKRQASLADEITVIGGNLTGIFVSHVIAGSAAEQCGLKEGSELLELEGVLFGGGSVLLNQCTAEVAHFSLQWWTEPSTLKHQSNPEGYSKLCSLRSSPTFVGADSFYVRVNLNIEPLGDPPSLSVCCDDIMHVTDTRYNGKYHWRCSLVDPQTAKPLQTGTMPNYNRAQQLLLVRLRKMALEQKDLKKKLLKKSSGRVRLVKAVDPSCRGVGSTQPVLFTLSKRHEEHLIPYSVVQPVHVQSKRPVIFSPSLLSRGLIERLLQPVESGLNFNTCPPEPIQSSERKDKRVFLLDSCGPDQTLGIKLQSIQDVMSQDKHCLLELGLNSVEGLLRQGIYPIVIHIRPKNKKHKKLRKFFPRCGEDSIMEEVCQAEELQLETLPLLYFTLEPNTWSCTEELLAAIRNAIHSQQRAVAWVELDRLQ; encoded by the exons GCGTCACGGTTTGGGCAGAAGAGGAGGATTTATCTCAGGAGGAGGCGCGGCCTCCTGCTCTGTGGTCGGATGAGCGATGTGAGGAGCTGTGGGAGAAGGTGGAGGGTGTACGGCACAAACTGACCCGCATCCTCAACCCAGCTAAACTCACTCCATACCTGCGACAGTGTAAAGTGATCGATGAGCAAGATGAAGACGAGGTGCTCAACTCCACACAGTACCCACTGCGAATCAGCAAGGCTG GTCGCCTGCTGGACATCCTGCATGGTCAGGGTCAGCGAGGTCTTCAGGCCTTCATGGAGTCTCTGGAGTTTTACCACCCGGAGCAGTACACCCAGCTGACAGGCGAGCAGCCCACGCATAGATGTTCACTCATTCTGG ATGAGGAGGGTCCGGAGGGTCTGACCCAGTTTCTTCTTCTCGAGGTTCGTAAACTCAGAGAGCAGCTCAGAAACAGCCGCATGTGTGAGCGCCGCCTGTCTCAGCGCTGCAGGATGGCCGAGGAGGAACGAAGCCGGGCCGAACGTAAAGCTCAGGAGCTACGGCACGACAGGCTGCAGCTGGAGAG GGTGCGACAGGACTGGGAATCGGCGAGTCGGGAGCTGGGTAAGCTGAAAGACCGACACCTGGAGCAGGCTGTGAAATACTCCAGAGCTCTGGAGGAACAAGGGAAGGCTTCGAGCCGAGAGAGGGAGCTATTGAATCAG ATGGAGGAGCTCAGGTTGAGGCTGACGAAGTCTGAGACACTCGACACTCCAGGAAGCACCTCATCTGCTAGAATAAACAATATGACCTCTAACGGACTCAACGGTTCTCCTCCTGCGTTACCACAAAAACCTTTAAAGCAGACTGAGGTTAAGAGAGCTGACAGTAATGGATCTCCCATGGGGGACTCA GCTCTGATGGACATCCTGCAGCAGGACCGCAGAGAGTCTGCAGAGCAGAGGCATGAGCTCTGTGATATCATTACCAGACTGCAGGGGGAGCTAGAGAGCACAGAGGAGCACAGAAACAAG ttggagTCACAGTGCAAGCAGCTCCAGCTTAAAGTGAGGACTCTGCAGCTAGACTGGGAGACTGAACAAAAGAGGAGCTTGTCTTATTTCAACCAGATCATGGAGCTGGAGAAGGAGCGAGACCAG GCTCTCCGCAGTCGTGACAGCCTGCAGCTGGAGTACACCGACTGTCTGCTGGATAAGAACCGTCTGCGTAAACGCATCGCCGAACTGCAGGCCAGCgtggagcagcagcagagggagctggagaaggagagggagaggagccGGGAGCAGATGgagcctctcctctcctctctgaacTGT TCCCACCTGTCCCTGTGCAGTGAGGATCAGTGCTACGGCCCCTGCTGCTCCCTCGGCCTTGACCTGAGACCTCAGAACTACAACAACCGGCCCCTGCTGAGAAAG ATGCCCTCTAGAGGCCAAGCCAATGAAAACTCAGAGG ATTCTCGTTCCAACTCTGAGGAGAATCTCCTTCTGTCG ACAGAAGAcaatgaaaaggaaataaatcgGCTCTCCACATTTCCCTTCCCCCCCTGTAAGAACTCCATCAACCGACGATTCAACAAAGA GTTTGATTTGGACTCCTGGGGCAGCGATGAGAATGACAACATTACAG GTGAGCAGAGTGAACCGTCTCTGTGGGACTCCTGTGCCTCTCTGCACTCTCACCTATTCCCCCCTGACCTGGTCAACCTGCCTGCAGTCCACTCGCAGCATCCGAGTTCTCCCAG GATGCCTCCTCAGTCCCCATCTTCAAGCCCCCCCATCTCACCAAAGCGACAAGCGAGTCTAGCAGACGAAATCACTGTGATTGGAGGAAACCTAACAGGGATCTTCGTCAGTCACGTGATAGCCGGATCAGCTGCAGAGCAGTGTGGACTGAAGGAGGGCAGTGAGCTGCTGGAG TTGGAGGGCGTTTTGTTCGGAGGTGGTAGTGTGCTGCTGAACCAATGCACGGCGGAGGTTGCTCACTTTTCTCTGCAGTGGTGGACCGAGCCTTCGACCCTCAAACATCAGAGCAACCCAGAAG GATACTCTAAGCTGTGCTCCCTCCGCTCCTCCCCAACCTTTGTGGGTGCTGACTCTTTCTACGTGCGAGTCAATCTGAACATTGAGCCTCTCGGTGACCCTCCGTCTCTAAGCGTGTGCTGTGATGACATCATGCATGTCACAGACACGCGGTACAACGGAAAATATCACTGGCGCTGTTCTCTGGTGGACCCACAGACAGCCAAACCGCTGCAGACAGGAACCATGCCCAACTACAACAG AGCTCAGCAGCTGTTACTGGTGAGGCTGCGAAAAATGGCCCTGGAGCAAAAGGATCTCAAAAAGAAG TTACTGAAGAAATCCTCTGGCCGTGTTCGGTTGGTCAAAGCTGTGGACCCCAGCTGTCGAGGGGTCGGATCAACTCAGCCTGTCCTTTTCACACTCAGCAAAC GTCACGAGGAGCACCTGATCCCGTACAGCGTGGTGCAGCCGGTCCACGTTCAGAGTAAACGCCCGGTTATCTTCTCACCTTCGCTGCTCTCCAGAGGTCTCATCGagaggctgctgcagcctgTAGAGTCTGGACTGAACTTCAACACCTGTCCACCAG AGCCGATCCAGAGTTCAGAGAGAAAGGATAAGAGGGTTTTCTTGTTGGATTCCTGCGGTCCAGACCAGACTCTGGGGATAAAACTGCAGTCTATACAGGACGTCATGAGCCAG GATAAGCACTGTCTGCTGGAGCTGGGTCTGAACAGTGTGGAGGGTTTATTAAGACAAGGAATATATCCCATCGTCATCCACATCAGGCCtaagaacaaaaaacacaagaagttGAG GAAGTTTTTTCCGCGGTGCGGAGAGGACAGCATCATGGAGGAAGTGTGTCAGGCCGAGGAGCTGCAGCTGGAGACGCTGCCTCTGCTTTACTTCACCCTGGAGCCCAACACCTGGAGCTGCACCGAGGAGCTGCTGGCAGCCATACGAAATGCCATCCAcagccagcagagggcagtagCATGGGTCGAGCTGGATAGACTTCAGTAG